Genomic segment of Caproiciproducens sp. NJN-50:
AGGGCGTACCTTGGCGGCATTCAGGGCTTTCAGACCGACGACGTCCGGCTGTTCGACGCGCCGTCTCTGGCAAGGGAAAAAGGAATTTCCTACGATTTTGGATATCTGGAAAAGGATAATCCCTATCCCGGAAGCATTGAAATCCTGATCGAAGGAAAAAACGGAGAAAAGGGCAGCCTTACCGCCGAATCGATCGGCGGCGGAATGATCCGCACCGATCGGATCAATGGCTTTGAAATCGAATGGCAGTCCGATACATACGGGATTCTCATAGAAAAAGCAAGCGGCGACAGGGCGGATCTTTCGGATGCCTTTGAAGAAGCCAACCGGCCCCGGCTTGTAAACAGGCTGAAGCTGAAAAAAGCGGATCATGCAAACGGGTATTTTTACGAATTTTCCGAAAAACCGGATTTGCAGGAGATAAAACGCTATTTCCCCGACGATAGGATCGCCGTTCTTCCGGCTTTGCTTCCGGTCGTTACAACTCCCGAAAGGCGCCCGCAGCTCTTTAAGACAGTGGAAGAGTGGCGCCGGTTTGCCGACGGGAAAGGGATCAGCTTTGCGCAGGCCGCCATCGAATACGAAAAGGCCTTTTCCGGCTGGAGCGGCGAACGGATCTGGGATTATTTCGAAAAAATAGCGGATATCCTGTACGAACAAATCCACTCTTTGGAAAAGGTTGGATATGAAAACGCGAAAGACACCTCCCTCCTGCCGATTTACGGAAAATACTGGGACAGATACGAGAGAGAGAAAAAGCCGCTCGGCGATCCGCTGACAAAGCACATCCTGCGCCATGCGATGTCCACGAACGCAAAGCTGCCCGGCGTCCGGATTGTGCCCGGGCCGATGGGGACCGGGGGCGGCTATTTATTCTCCGCGCTGGACGCCGTGAGGGAAGAATACGGCTTCAGCCATAAAAAGCTGCTGGAGGCGCTGGCGGTGGCGGCGGCGCTGGGCGCGCTGGCTTACACGCACACAAACGCAAGCGGCAGCGTCGGCTGCGTGGGCGAATCCGGCGTCTGCTGCGCAATGGCTTCCGGTGCGGTCACCTGGATCGCGGGGGGAGACGGGCTGCAGGTGGAACACGCCGCGTCCATGGCACTGCAGGCGAATCTGGGAATTCCGTGCGACCCCATCTCCGGCGGCCTGGAGTTTCCGTGCCTGACCAGGACCCTGCGCGCGGCCGTGACCGCGCCGCTTTACGCCGATCTCGCGCTGAGCGGGATAGACCCCCTGATCCCCTATCACGAGGTTTTGCAGGCGATTGAGTCCAACTTCCGGCATGCCGACAACCGATACCTCTGCGGGCCCGAATGCGGCTGCAACTGCACGCCGACCGCCCGGAAATGCCTGGAAAATCTGGAGCAGCATTCGGAGGGCATTCTGCATTTTCACGCGGATGCATGATGAAAGACTCCGTACTAATGGAAGACCGTCTAAACATTCCGGGAAAGCCGTGTGAGGAAGAGATCATGGAAAAGTTTTTGAGCAGGCCGACATTCATCAGACCGGCGCCGGGATCCGTCAGATGCAGCGGGAACAGGGACCGAATGTGACAGGGACGGAAAGGATTCTGCCAATATTCTGCCAATATGCTGATGAATTATGGAGTGAAAACAATGAAAAAAGTACAGATTATCCCCCTGATTTTGCTGTTAAGCCTTTCTTTCTTTACGGGCTGTTCCTCCTCTTCCAAGACAACCGATGCTTCCGGGGCGAGCTCCGAGGGAAGCGCGGGTACGGTTTCCGGCGCCTCCGCTTCCGAAAGCTCCGGCAAGGTAAGGAAAATAAAGATTTCGTTTGGCCAAACCGGCAAACCCTACGGCTATGTGGACGATAACGGGAATGCGACCGGATACGATATTGAGGCTTTAAGGCTCGTGGACGGCCTGCTTCCCGACTACGAATTTGAATATGTCCCGACGGATTCGCAGGACGCGTGGACGGGAACCCGCGAAGGAAAATACCAGGTCGCGGTGACCAACAGCTTTTGGACGCAGGAGCGCGCCCGGAATTATATTATCCCTGAAGAGAACCTGGGCGGCTCGATCGGCGGACTGATCGTCCGGAAGGAGAACAAGGACGTCAAAAGCTTTTCCGACGCCGCCAAAAAGGGCCTGAAGCTCGTGCCCATCAAGGCGGGCGACGGCTGGCAGTATGTAGTGGAAAGCTATAACAAGGAAAATCCCCAGAACCAGATCAAGCTGGAGCTTTCGGACAGCCAGGATTGGACGGCGGGCTTTACCTATGTGGCTGAAGGCAGATATGACGTCTTCGGAACCATCAAAAGCAGCTTTGCAACCAACGTCGCCGATTCAAAGGGCGACCTCCACAATCTGGCCGACAAGCTGGTGTGCAATGAGTTTACAACCATTAAAACCTATACGCTCATCAATAAAAATGAGACCGATTTGGCTAAGCAGGTGAATGATGCCCTGAAAACCCTGAAGAAAGGCGATAAGCTGGTACAGTTTTCCGAACAATTCTATGGGGAAAATGTTTTCCGCTATTTAAAATGATATGCCTGACCGCGGAAGCCGGAAGAAGGTCATTTGGGAATATCCTCTTTTGGCTTCCAGTAAAGTCCACGCTAAAGGAAGTGATACCATGTTCCAGTTCCGGACAGACCGATTCTTTGAATCATTTCCAAAAATATTTGCCAGTCTGGGCCTTACATTCTCCATCGTGCTGCTTTCCATCCTTTTCGGAAGCGCTTTAGGCCTGATGCTGGCCTGGATGAAATTGGGCAAAAACGCGGTGCTGAAAAAGGCCGCATTCGGATACACGACCATCTTGCGCTGCACGCCGACGCTGGTTCTTATTTTTATTATTTACTACGGGCTGCCCAAACTGGTCCGGTCTCTGTTTGGAATCGATATCAATGACTGGTCGAGATTCTTCTTTATTGTCGTTTCCTTTTCGCTGTACTGCGGAAATATCCTGTCCGAAGTGATGCGTTCCGCCTACGAAGCCGTCGGGAAAGGACAGTTTGAAGCGGCCGCTACCGTCGGGCTGACGGGCTTTCAGGCTTTTCGAAGGATCATCTTTCCGCAGGCGTTTTATATTTCGCTTCCGAATGTGGGGAATTCTCTGATCGGAATGCTCAAGGAAAGCTCGCTGGCGTCGACGATCGGGCTGAATGAGATTACCGGCACGGCAGCTCTTATCATCGCCAGAAGAAACGGGAGCTGCACTCTGGAAACCTACCTCGCCCTTGCGCTCATTTACTGGGCAATCTGTGTTCTTATTGAACAGCTTGTCAAACAGTCTGAAAATCATTTCGGCCGCTTTCATCAGCCGGTAAAGAAGGAAGTCTGATATGAACTGGGAATTTTCACTGTCCACATTAAAGCTGGCGCTGGGCGGGCTTCCCGTAACGTTGATGATTACTGCGATAACGTTCATTATCTCCACGCCTTTGGCTTTCCTGATCGCGATAGTGCGGCTAAAGGAAATTCACGTTATCGACAAGATCTGCAAGGTTTACATTTCTTTTATCCGCGGAACGCCGATGCTTGTGCAGATCTATGTGATTTACACCGCCATGCCAAGCATTTTGTCGGGAGTATTCCAATCCTTCCATATCCCCATCCGGATTTTCGATGTAAACCCTATTCTGTATGCGTTTATCGTGTTCGTTTTGAATATAGCCGCGACCATGTCGGAAATTCTGCGCTCCGCGCTTGGGACGGTAAACAAAGGCCAGTTGGAAGCGGCCTACACAGCCGGGCTTACCTCTTTCCAGGGATACCGCAGGATTGTGATTCCTCAGGCGCTGGTTTCAGCGATTCCAAATTTATGTACGCTGACAACGGGCCTTATCAAGGGAACGTCTTTGGTTTTCGCCATGGGGATACTGGACGTCACGGCAATTGCGAAAATACAGGCAAGCAGCGGCTACTATTTTATTGAAGCCTATCTTGACATCTTTCTGATCTATCTGGTCCTG
This window contains:
- a CDS encoding L-serine ammonia-lyase, iron-sulfur-dependent, subunit alpha; the encoded protein is MTKIFYPDFFNDVFGPIMQPGSSGSFAGPCRIGNIARSLIGGDPVKVGFLLNRSDGRLPHLVNFMSDRAYLGGIQGFQTDDVRLFDAPSLAREKGISYDFGYLEKDNPYPGSIEILIEGKNGEKGSLTAESIGGGMIRTDRINGFEIEWQSDTYGILIEKASGDRADLSDAFEEANRPRLVNRLKLKKADHANGYFYEFSEKPDLQEIKRYFPDDRIAVLPALLPVVTTPERRPQLFKTVEEWRRFADGKGISFAQAAIEYEKAFSGWSGERIWDYFEKIADILYEQIHSLEKVGYENAKDTSLLPIYGKYWDRYEREKKPLGDPLTKHILRHAMSTNAKLPGVRIVPGPMGTGGGYLFSALDAVREEYGFSHKKLLEALAVAAALGALAYTHTNASGSVGCVGESGVCCAMASGAVTWIAGGDGLQVEHAASMALQANLGIPCDPISGGLEFPCLTRTLRAAVTAPLYADLALSGIDPLIPYHEVLQAIESNFRHADNRYLCGPECGCNCTPTARKCLENLEQHSEGILHFHADA
- a CDS encoding transporter substrate-binding domain-containing protein; amino-acid sequence: MKKVQIIPLILLLSLSFFTGCSSSSKTTDASGASSEGSAGTVSGASASESSGKVRKIKISFGQTGKPYGYVDDNGNATGYDIEALRLVDGLLPDYEFEYVPTDSQDAWTGTREGKYQVAVTNSFWTQERARNYIIPEENLGGSIGGLIVRKENKDVKSFSDAAKKGLKLVPIKAGDGWQYVVESYNKENPQNQIKLELSDSQDWTAGFTYVAEGRYDVFGTIKSSFATNVADSKGDLHNLADKLVCNEFTTIKTYTLINKNETDLAKQVNDALKTLKKGDKLVQFSEQFYGENVFRYLK
- a CDS encoding amino acid ABC transporter permease; the encoded protein is MFQFRTDRFFESFPKIFASLGLTFSIVLLSILFGSALGLMLAWMKLGKNAVLKKAAFGYTTILRCTPTLVLIFIIYYGLPKLVRSLFGIDINDWSRFFFIVVSFSLYCGNILSEVMRSAYEAVGKGQFEAAATVGLTGFQAFRRIIFPQAFYISLPNVGNSLIGMLKESSLASTIGLNEITGTAALIIARRNGSCTLETYLALALIYWAICVLIEQLVKQSENHFGRFHQPVKKEV
- a CDS encoding amino acid ABC transporter permease, producing the protein MNWEFSLSTLKLALGGLPVTLMITAITFIISTPLAFLIAIVRLKEIHVIDKICKVYISFIRGTPMLVQIYVIYTAMPSILSGVFQSFHIPIRIFDVNPILYAFIVFVLNIAATMSEILRSALGTVNKGQLEAAYTAGLTSFQGYRRIVIPQALVSAIPNLCTLTTGLIKGTSLVFAMGILDVTAIAKIQASSGYYFIEAYLDIFLIYLVLCFSIEKIFSLIEWKLKNHPKIMFPVWSRRDCYAQSK